Proteins encoded within one genomic window of Kibdelosporangium phytohabitans:
- a CDS encoding SRPBCC family protein, protein MQNYDVTATSTASPAVVWRLLLDARTWPVWSAVDELVLDRSSGLDPDGRDPVGAVRAFRTGKTVTGERLTGLVEEKRMTYEDAFNKAIHDYDATIELTPTSDGGTLIRWHGTYATRWGMGLLMRGVMGRVMQQMVDGLASHAASWSKA, encoded by the coding sequence GTGCAGAACTACGATGTGACCGCGACGTCCACGGCGTCCCCGGCGGTCGTCTGGCGCCTGCTCCTCGACGCGCGGACATGGCCAGTCTGGTCCGCTGTGGACGAACTCGTCCTGGACCGCTCCAGCGGCCTCGACCCGGACGGCCGCGACCCCGTCGGCGCGGTCCGCGCGTTCCGCACAGGGAAAACCGTGACCGGCGAACGCCTGACCGGGCTCGTCGAGGAGAAGCGGATGACGTACGAGGACGCGTTCAACAAAGCCATCCACGACTACGACGCGACCATCGAACTCACCCCGACCAGCGACGGCGGCACACTCATCCGCTGGCACGGCACGTACGCCACCCGGTGGGGAATGGGGTTGCTGATGCGCGGAGTCATGGGCCGCGTCATGCAGCAGATGGTCGACGGCCTCGCGTCGCACGCCGCTAGCTGGTCCAAGGCTTGA
- a CDS encoding sugar phosphate isomerase/epimerase family protein, which translates to MELSRRSMLRGAAAAGVAAVALPGTAAAASSRPKLRIPRDKISIQLYTLRSNLQNDLEGTLSALADIGYQRVELAGTYGRSAAEFRKLLDKYHIQAPSSHINIGDDINKLIADAKILGNQKLVHPYENHGTAAGWKAFATRLEAAGQTIREAGFTLGYHNHDHEFRKVEGQRPWDLITKGTTHRNVHLQIDLFWAVHAGADPIWLVYENYGRVLHYHVKDRTKDGKMVDPGKGVIDFGNIFRRTWHEGIDQFIVEHDEPTDALVTAKTGFDYLANLRF; encoded by the coding sequence ATGGAACTGTCCCGTAGGTCCATGCTGCGCGGCGCCGCCGCCGCGGGTGTCGCGGCAGTGGCGTTACCGGGCACGGCGGCAGCGGCGTCGTCACGTCCCAAGCTGCGCATTCCCCGCGACAAGATCAGCATCCAGCTGTACACCCTGCGGTCGAACCTGCAGAACGACCTGGAGGGCACCCTCTCCGCGCTGGCCGACATCGGCTACCAGCGCGTGGAACTGGCCGGGACCTACGGCCGCAGCGCGGCGGAGTTCCGCAAGCTGCTGGACAAGTACCACATCCAGGCGCCGTCGTCGCACATCAACATCGGTGACGACATCAACAAGCTGATCGCCGACGCGAAGATCCTGGGCAACCAGAAACTGGTGCACCCGTACGAGAACCACGGCACCGCGGCCGGGTGGAAGGCCTTCGCCACCCGCCTCGAGGCGGCGGGCCAGACCATCCGGGAGGCCGGGTTCACCCTCGGCTACCACAACCACGACCACGAGTTCCGCAAGGTGGAGGGCCAACGGCCCTGGGACCTGATCACCAAGGGGACGACGCACCGCAACGTGCACCTGCAGATCGACCTGTTCTGGGCGGTGCACGCCGGTGCCGACCCGATCTGGCTCGTCTACGAGAACTACGGTCGCGTCCTGCACTACCACGTGAAGGACCGCACCAAGGACGGCAAGATGGTCGACCCCGGCAAGGGCGTGATCGACTTCGGCAACATCTTCCGCCGCACCTGGCACGAGGGCATCGACCAGTTCATCGTCGAGCACGACGAACCGACGGACGCGCTCGTGACCGCGAAGACCGGCTTCGACTACCTGGCGAACCTCAGGTTCTGA
- a CDS encoding alkaline phosphatase family protein, whose translation MKPLVVIDIVGMTPRLLKHMPNVSRIADNGWQAELGTVLPAVTCSAQSTFLTGKMPAEHGIVGNGWYFRELGEIFLWRQHNKLVGGDKLWEVARAANPGYTSANVCWWYAMGATTDLTVTPRPIYYADGKKEPDCYTRPVRLHDELTEALGDFPLFQYWGPTASIASSKWIVEASRRILSGHKPDLLLVYVPHLDYDLQRFGPDSPQAVDAARDVDAALAPLLQDAKAAGATVVALSEYGITNASRPIDVNRTLRAEGLLEVYTQDGMEYLDPWVSRAFAVADHQVAHVYVQDNNDLARVKDVLERQPGVDVVLDRVEQARYQLDHPRAGDLVVVAEPDAWFTYYYWLDDDRAPDFARGVEIHRKPGYDPAELFFNPADPLVKAKAGLNLLKKKTGLRYAMNVVPLDGALVRGSHGRLPDSPQDGPVLLCSDSRDPGRDRLSAVDVHSLLLGLQDIRPLAEVLKG comes from the coding sequence ATGAAGCCCCTTGTCGTCATCGACATCGTCGGGATGACGCCACGACTGCTCAAGCACATGCCGAACGTCTCCCGCATCGCCGACAACGGCTGGCAGGCGGAACTGGGCACGGTGCTGCCCGCGGTCACGTGCAGCGCGCAGTCGACGTTCCTCACCGGCAAGATGCCCGCGGAGCACGGCATCGTCGGCAACGGCTGGTACTTCAGGGAACTCGGTGAGATCTTCCTGTGGCGCCAGCACAACAAGCTCGTCGGCGGTGACAAGCTGTGGGAGGTCGCCCGTGCCGCGAACCCCGGCTACACCTCGGCGAACGTGTGCTGGTGGTACGCGATGGGCGCGACGACGGACCTGACCGTCACGCCGAGGCCGATCTACTACGCGGACGGCAAGAAGGAGCCGGACTGCTACACCCGCCCGGTCCGGCTGCACGACGAACTGACCGAGGCGCTGGGGGACTTCCCGCTTTTCCAGTACTGGGGCCCGACCGCGTCGATCGCGTCCAGCAAGTGGATCGTCGAGGCCTCCCGCAGGATCCTGTCCGGGCACAAACCGGACCTGCTGCTGGTGTACGTCCCGCACCTGGACTACGACCTGCAGCGGTTCGGCCCGGACTCGCCGCAGGCGGTCGACGCGGCGCGTGACGTGGACGCCGCGCTGGCGCCGCTGCTGCAGGACGCGAAGGCCGCCGGGGCGACCGTGGTCGCGTTGAGCGAGTACGGCATCACCAACGCCAGCAGGCCGATCGACGTCAACCGGACCCTGCGCGCCGAAGGTCTGCTCGAGGTGTACACACAGGACGGTATGGAGTACCTGGATCCGTGGGTCTCCAGGGCTTTCGCGGTCGCCGACCACCAGGTCGCGCACGTCTACGTGCAGGACAACAACGATCTGGCGCGGGTCAAGGACGTGCTGGAGCGGCAGCCCGGCGTGGACGTGGTCCTCGACCGCGTCGAACAGGCTCGCTACCAGCTCGACCACCCGCGCGCGGGCGATCTCGTGGTGGTGGCCGAGCCGGACGCGTGGTTCACTTACTACTACTGGCTCGACGACGACCGCGCGCCGGATTTCGCCAGGGGAGTGGAGATCCACCGCAAGCCCGGCTACGACCCGGCCGAGCTGTTCTTCAACCCGGCCGACCCGCTGGTGAAGGCCAAGGCCGGGCTGAACCTGCTGAAGAAGAAGACCGGACTGCGGTACGCGATGAACGTCGTCCCGCTGGACGGCGCGCTCGTGCGCGGATCGCACGGCAGGCTGCCGGACTCGCCGCAGGACGGGCCGGTGCTGCTGTGCTCCGACAGCCGCGATCCCGGCAGGGACAGGCTGTCGGCCGTCGACGTGCACTCGCTGTTGCTTGGCCTGCAAGACATCAGGCCGTTGGCCGAAGTTCTGAAAGGATAG
- a CDS encoding patatin-like protein: MTEEQDPTWEEVRFAVVLNGGVSLAVWMGGVVLELDRLTRAAGGYADLLGLVGATARADVISGTSAGGINGAALALAQVNPSADLNSLRELWAEQGRMDLLLRTPFKGAPVSLLKGDEFFLPRLEDAMRRLTTRYEPRDVQARPMDLRITTTLLQGVTKTTTDALGQRLTQTVHQGSFRFRRDDELDHFAENGRLPGDLTHQLALAARSSASFPVAFEPSYVPLDENSPMRDVASWDRSQYVVDGGALVNTPTREALEAIDQMPAEGPTRRVMLLVFPHAAAAGPEKPPQAKVDQPSVVGAVRSIMRAQSSQSNRTFVDEIEKYNRGAGARRGGRNALLARLSTSDGPVAGQLYSLVATLHPHYRDIRLRRAAWKLAERQMVARARTGDPHGEAWSFERIKDAVEVAHRKWLRDNGSLPYVPATEPPVSISELGDAGWPWDITTGERIAASALDMLKRLVWVMPKDSAISEIHAARATVHATRARLRRMRLAMHKAWEDEPVESPDGECWANRLVEYNTRMTGEEGTSVRQLVLRVADAFGAGARILASDDALVVRDPDLLAWRDFAQLSDDDQDASFPPEYRWLSRLLALEIATTCLADDSDAPEEQQVELAQISLQTANPFARLSLTPDDKAGGYSLSRFSGFLKRSWRANDWIWGRMDAASMLCRVMLDPARIRRAADLSGQLGTVDAATVVDDLVKRLFGGLPTDQRIRQCRDEAVAELAHALDAEAGSALPATCTALADLVAWASHIQIIIEELPELRRAIAADAVDGANVRSHGERFVKQYAGLLDTLERLPAGQPLTPETADLGIKALEAFDRAGIGREPLGDEAASDQMIRTVATAAATAITLADSPQLGVKAARPVTRSLRGVVLLPYWAIFGLTKGGKLARFLGQFGLATGGLLLVLAMFGALPEWAEAPAASFGGGAILAAFGYSAVRTSSLLHGLVLLSPVIPLVAYGLSETGSAQTRHGLTGLIGFVCVVAALLLLGSLPGTSLTPMGSVGKLITGFPAWLKSGGWVGPLVALGVVGAGALIWLSGIFGILDANAVLVLIVTAGLVAVAAVLSYFGGRGLRTWHRHPEKGWIDPATRDPSAAAAGWAVVYGSMYVLFAIALSFTAPGTPFAAPWWSAAPWWARAGMATAITFATVLLLVVPWYVPWRARTALYKKLYDEALPTLYAETSMRDITDRLCSRIEAHGVICRGLARKPDTDDTFLLTPAGKRLATRIQRKLTAARSKN, from the coding sequence TCAAGGGAGACGAGTTCTTCCTGCCACGCCTCGAAGACGCGATGCGCAGGCTGACCACGCGCTACGAGCCGCGGGACGTCCAGGCGCGGCCGATGGACCTGCGGATCACCACGACCTTGTTGCAGGGCGTCACGAAGACCACGACGGACGCGCTCGGCCAGCGGCTGACGCAGACCGTCCACCAGGGCAGTTTCCGGTTCCGGCGCGACGACGAGCTGGACCACTTCGCCGAGAACGGTCGCCTCCCGGGAGATCTGACCCACCAGCTCGCGCTGGCGGCGCGGTCGTCGGCGTCGTTCCCCGTCGCGTTCGAGCCGTCCTACGTGCCGTTGGACGAGAACTCGCCGATGCGGGATGTCGCGTCGTGGGACCGTTCGCAGTACGTGGTCGACGGCGGCGCGTTGGTGAACACGCCGACCCGTGAGGCGCTGGAGGCCATCGACCAGATGCCCGCGGAGGGACCGACGCGGCGGGTCATGCTGCTGGTGTTCCCGCACGCGGCCGCCGCCGGGCCGGAGAAACCGCCGCAGGCCAAGGTCGACCAGCCCAGCGTGGTCGGCGCGGTCCGGTCGATCATGCGGGCGCAGTCCAGCCAGAGCAACCGCACGTTCGTCGACGAGATCGAGAAGTACAACCGCGGCGCCGGTGCCCGGCGCGGCGGCCGGAACGCGCTGCTCGCCCGTCTGTCCACATCGGATGGCCCGGTCGCCGGTCAGCTGTACTCGCTCGTCGCCACGCTGCACCCGCACTACCGCGACATCCGGCTGCGGCGGGCGGCGTGGAAGCTGGCCGAACGCCAGATGGTCGCCCGCGCCAGGACCGGTGACCCGCACGGCGAGGCGTGGTCGTTCGAGCGGATCAAGGACGCGGTCGAGGTCGCGCACCGCAAGTGGCTGCGGGACAACGGTTCCCTGCCGTACGTGCCCGCGACCGAGCCGCCGGTGAGCATCAGCGAGCTCGGCGACGCGGGCTGGCCGTGGGACATCACGACGGGCGAGCGGATCGCGGCGTCCGCTTTGGACATGCTCAAGCGCCTGGTCTGGGTGATGCCGAAGGATTCCGCGATCAGCGAGATCCACGCGGCACGGGCCACTGTGCACGCCACACGCGCGCGGCTGCGCCGGATGCGCCTGGCGATGCACAAGGCGTGGGAGGACGAGCCGGTCGAGTCGCCGGACGGCGAGTGCTGGGCGAACCGGCTCGTCGAGTACAACACGCGCATGACCGGCGAGGAAGGCACCTCGGTCCGGCAGTTGGTGTTGCGTGTCGCGGACGCGTTCGGCGCAGGCGCCCGGATCCTCGCCTCGGACGACGCGTTGGTCGTGCGTGACCCGGATCTGTTGGCGTGGCGTGACTTCGCGCAGTTGTCGGACGACGACCAGGACGCGTCGTTCCCGCCGGAGTACCGGTGGCTCTCGCGGTTGCTCGCGCTGGAGATCGCGACCACGTGCCTGGCCGACGACTCGGACGCGCCGGAGGAGCAGCAGGTCGAACTGGCGCAGATCAGCCTGCAGACGGCGAACCCGTTCGCCCGCTTGAGCCTCACGCCCGACGACAAGGCCGGTGGCTACTCGTTGTCGCGGTTCTCCGGGTTCCTGAAACGGTCGTGGCGCGCGAACGACTGGATCTGGGGCCGGATGGACGCGGCCAGCATGCTGTGCCGGGTGATGCTGGACCCGGCCAGGATCCGGCGCGCGGCGGACCTGTCCGGCCAGCTGGGCACGGTGGACGCGGCCACCGTCGTCGACGACCTGGTCAAGCGCTTGTTCGGCGGCCTGCCGACCGACCAGCGGATCCGGCAGTGCCGTGACGAAGCCGTCGCTGAGCTCGCCCACGCGCTGGACGCCGAAGCGGGTTCCGCGTTGCCCGCCACCTGCACGGCGCTCGCCGACCTGGTGGCGTGGGCGTCGCACATCCAGATCATCATCGAGGAGCTGCCGGAACTGCGGCGGGCGATCGCCGCGGACGCCGTCGACGGCGCGAACGTCCGCTCGCACGGTGAACGGTTCGTCAAGCAGTACGCGGGCCTGCTCGACACGCTCGAACGGCTGCCTGCGGGACAGCCGCTGACGCCGGAAACCGCCGACCTGGGGATCAAGGCGCTGGAGGCGTTCGACCGCGCCGGCATCGGCCGTGAACCGCTCGGTGACGAAGCCGCCAGCGACCAGATGATCCGCACGGTGGCGACGGCGGCGGCGACCGCGATCACGCTCGCCGACAGCCCGCAGCTCGGCGTGAAAGCGGCCCGGCCGGTGACACGGTCGTTGCGTGGCGTGGTGTTGCTGCCGTACTGGGCGATCTTCGGGCTGACCAAGGGCGGCAAGCTGGCGCGGTTCCTCGGCCAGTTCGGGCTCGCCACGGGTGGGCTGCTGCTGGTGCTGGCGATGTTCGGTGCCCTGCCGGAATGGGCGGAGGCGCCGGCGGCGTCGTTCGGCGGCGGGGCGATCCTGGCGGCCTTCGGCTACAGCGCGGTCCGCACCAGCAGCCTGCTGCACGGACTGGTCCTGCTCTCCCCTGTCATTCCCCTGGTGGCGTACGGGCTGTCGGAAACCGGGTCGGCGCAGACCCGTCACGGGCTCACCGGGCTGATCGGTTTCGTCTGTGTCGTCGCGGCCCTGTTGTTGCTGGGCAGCCTGCCGGGCACGAGCCTGACGCCGATGGGCAGCGTGGGCAAGCTGATCACGGGATTCCCGGCGTGGCTGAAATCCGGTGGCTGGGTGGGGCCGCTGGTGGCGCTGGGCGTGGTCGGCGCGGGGGCGCTGATCTGGTTGAGCGGGATCTTCGGCATCCTGGACGCGAACGCGGTGCTCGTGCTGATCGTGACAGCGGGCCTGGTGGCCGTTGCGGCGGTGCTGAGCTACTTCGGCGGCCGTGGCCTGCGCACCTGGCACCGGCACCCGGAGAAGGGCTGGATCGACCCGGCCACCCGCGACCCGTCGGCAGCGGCGGCGGGCTGGGCCGTGGTGTACGGCTCGATGTACGTGCTGTTCGCCATCGCCCTGTCCTTCACCGCCCCGGGGACACCGTTCGCCGCGCCCTGGTGGTCAGCGGCACCGTGGTGGGCACGAGCGGGGATGGCCACGGCGATCACGTTCGCCACCGTCCTGCTGCTCGTCGTGCCGTGGTACGTCCCGTGGCGAGCCCGGACAGCGCTGTACAAGAAGCTCTACGACGAGGCGTTGCCGACGCTCTACGCCGAGACGTCGATGCGGGACATCACCGACCGGCTCTGCTCCCGCATCGAGGCGCACGGCGTCATCTGCCGTGGCCTGGCCCGCAAACCGGACACCGACGACACGTTCCTGCTGACCCCGGCGGGCAAACGCCTCGCCACCCGGATCCAGCGGAAGCTGACGGCCGCGCGCAGCAAGAACTGA
- the eboE gene encoding metabolite traffic protein EboE, which translates to MTRLCYCTNVHPAEDLPGILAQLDTYAVPVREKLGADRLGLGLWLAAAVAAGLASSQTELRKFRAELDARGLDVITMNAFPYGGFHADVVKLAVYEPRWTDRRRLKYTTDCVTVLNGLLPDDAAYGGISTLPLGWREPWTEADDTAAQDALAELTRSLRSTERLIKLAVEPEPGCILDTVADTVEWLAPRVDPEYIGLCLDTCHLAVSFADPVETVRSIETAGLEIVKVQASAALHVEDPKAAYEQLEEFAEPRYLHQVRESAPCGTILTADDLPEALESLPAVGPWRVHFHVPLHAEPDEPLGSTTDVLTEVLDTVPSDRIVEVETYTWNVLPDRHRQDLVDGIAAELAWAEGRLNLEVS; encoded by the coding sequence ATGACCCGGCTCTGCTACTGCACCAACGTGCACCCGGCCGAGGACCTGCCAGGGATCCTGGCCCAGCTGGACACGTACGCCGTGCCGGTGCGGGAGAAGCTGGGCGCGGACCGGCTCGGGCTGGGTCTGTGGCTGGCCGCGGCCGTGGCGGCCGGTCTGGCCTCGTCGCAGACCGAGTTGCGCAAGTTCCGCGCCGAGCTGGATGCCCGCGGTCTCGACGTGATCACCATGAACGCCTTCCCCTACGGTGGTTTCCACGCCGATGTGGTGAAACTGGCGGTGTACGAGCCGCGCTGGACCGACCGGCGCCGATTGAAGTACACAACGGATTGCGTCACGGTGCTGAACGGCCTGCTGCCCGACGACGCCGCGTACGGCGGGATTTCCACGCTCCCGCTCGGCTGGCGTGAACCGTGGACCGAGGCGGACGACACGGCGGCACAGGACGCGTTGGCCGAGCTGACCCGGAGCCTCCGATCGACCGAGCGCTTGATCAAGCTCGCGGTCGAACCGGAGCCGGGGTGCATCTTGGACACTGTCGCCGACACCGTCGAATGGCTGGCGCCACGCGTCGACCCGGAGTACATCGGACTGTGCCTGGACACCTGCCACCTGGCGGTGTCCTTCGCCGACCCGGTCGAGACCGTGCGCTCGATCGAGACCGCGGGGCTGGAGATCGTCAAGGTACAGGCGTCGGCGGCGTTGCACGTCGAGGACCCGAAGGCCGCCTACGAGCAGCTGGAGGAGTTCGCCGAGCCGCGCTACCTGCACCAGGTCCGGGAGTCGGCGCCATGCGGAACCATTCTGACCGCCGACGACCTGCCCGAGGCGCTGGAGTCTTTGCCTGCGGTCGGGCCGTGGCGGGTGCACTTCCACGTACCGCTGCACGCCGAACCCGACGAGCCGCTGGGATCGACGACCGACGTGCTGACCGAAGTGCTGGACACGGTGCCCAGTGACCGGATCGTCGAAGTCGAGACCTACACGTGGAACGTGCTGCCCGACCGGCACCGGCAGGATCTGGTAGACGGTATAGCAGCGGAGCTGGCCTGGGCAGAGGGCCGCCTGAACCTGGAGGTCTCATGA
- a CDS encoding class I SAM-dependent methyltransferase, with protein MTSGYYDYDVYSAAILRLAGQRRDVLEVGVGTGLVCEKLLELSQGDVRITGIDTSASMLGQARRRLRDRVRLEQQDVLRLALNQVFDVVYSVGGVWAFTRTDDGIPMASFLRSDSENEQAFGNLRSCLRPGGILLVAVQRPHVDHSLRLPGGLAHRQEVHDAGDNLLTEDYWITDGPVTVAHQRSTFRILGLTESVRLLARCGFRSDGLDADGLFHCFTRV; from the coding sequence ATGACGTCGGGATATTACGACTACGACGTGTATTCGGCGGCGATTCTGAGGTTGGCCGGGCAGCGCCGGGACGTGCTGGAAGTGGGCGTGGGAACCGGCCTGGTCTGCGAGAAACTGCTGGAACTGAGCCAGGGCGACGTGCGGATCACCGGGATCGACACCAGTGCGAGCATGCTCGGCCAGGCACGGCGGCGCCTGCGCGACCGGGTGCGGCTCGAACAGCAGGACGTGTTGCGGCTGGCTCTGAACCAGGTCTTCGACGTCGTCTACTCCGTCGGCGGCGTCTGGGCGTTCACCCGCACCGACGACGGCATCCCGATGGCCAGTTTCCTGCGGTCGGACAGCGAGAACGAGCAGGCTTTCGGGAACTTGCGGAGTTGTCTCAGGCCCGGCGGGATCCTGTTGGTGGCCGTGCAGCGGCCGCACGTGGACCACAGCCTGCGGCTGCCGGGTGGGCTGGCCCACCGGCAGGAAGTGCACGACGCGGGCGACAACTTGCTGACCGAGGACTACTGGATCACCGACGGGCCGGTCACCGTTGCCCACCAGCGCTCGACGTTCCGGATCCTCGGCCTGACGGAATCGGTCCGCCTGCTGGCTCGCTGCGGCTTCCGGTCCGACGGGCTGGACGCCGACGGTCTCTTCCACTGCTTCACCCGCGTGTAG
- the sigJ gene encoding RNA polymerase sigma factor SigJ codes for MNLLASHFGPLSRQREVTSLNEIMSERRQLINLAYRLLGSLTDAEDVVQETYARWYAMSPGEQQAIDAPGAWLTTVASRICLDQLRSARARRERYVGEWLPEPLPEHTDTPGDPADRVTLDESITMAFLVVLDSMTPAERVAFVLHDVFRYPFAEVAEVVGRAPTACRQLASSARRRVRAAQRAPIPSAEHAEVVRAFKQAWEAKDIEALVGLLDPDATAIGDGGGVVAAALHPIEGGERIAQGLVDIANGVPDLKVLERVVNGQPGLIGQMGGVTVLVAAFDIVDGRVKHIWGVRNPEKLKPWTS; via the coding sequence ATGAACCTACTGGCCTCACACTTCGGCCCGCTATCTCGTCAGAGGGAGGTGACCAGCTTGAACGAGATCATGAGCGAGCGGCGACAGCTGATCAACCTCGCCTACCGGCTGCTCGGCTCCCTCACCGACGCCGAGGACGTCGTGCAGGAGACCTACGCCCGCTGGTACGCCATGTCACCCGGCGAGCAACAAGCCATCGACGCACCCGGCGCCTGGCTGACCACTGTCGCCAGCCGCATCTGCCTCGACCAGCTCCGCTCGGCCCGCGCCCGGCGGGAACGCTACGTGGGCGAGTGGCTCCCGGAACCTTTGCCGGAGCACACGGACACGCCCGGCGACCCAGCCGACCGCGTCACGCTCGACGAGTCCATCACCATGGCGTTCCTGGTGGTGCTCGACTCGATGACCCCGGCGGAGCGTGTCGCGTTCGTCCTGCACGACGTTTTCCGCTACCCGTTCGCCGAAGTCGCCGAGGTGGTGGGGCGCGCACCGACGGCCTGCCGCCAGTTGGCATCCTCGGCCCGGCGCCGTGTCCGCGCCGCCCAGCGCGCCCCGATTCCCTCAGCCGAGCACGCCGAGGTCGTCCGTGCCTTCAAACAGGCGTGGGAAGCCAAGGACATCGAGGCCCTCGTCGGCCTGCTGGACCCGGACGCCACAGCGATCGGTGACGGCGGTGGAGTGGTCGCGGCCGCGCTGCACCCGATCGAGGGCGGGGAGCGGATCGCACAGGGCCTCGTCGACATCGCCAACGGAGTGCCGGACCTGAAGGTGCTGGAGCGCGTCGTCAACGGCCAGCCCGGCCTGATCGGCCAGATGGGCGGTGTGACCGTGCTGGTGGCGGCGTTCGACATCGTCGACGGCCGCGTCAAACACATCTGGGGCGTGCGCAACCCCGAGAAACTCAAGCCTTGGACCAGCTAG
- a CDS encoding carboxymuconolactone decarboxylase family protein, which translates to MGDKQMTATTEQDTVQSRLPDPSPFFPDMTTLAAAMNKTVRNGSIPSSTIALVQLRGGQIVGSTYHTVMQTKLMRAAGETQERIAALPSWRDAPYFTEPERAALELVEAVLVPNPLGERVPDELYIRVSGHYDEKELWTLTMAIAQICFFIPVGLIAKPIPGAPLGRNYSS; encoded by the coding sequence ATGGGAGACAAGCAGATGACCGCGACGACCGAGCAGGACACCGTTCAATCACGACTGCCCGACCCGTCTCCGTTCTTCCCGGACATGACCACGTTGGCCGCGGCGATGAACAAGACCGTCCGCAACGGGTCGATCCCGTCGAGCACCATCGCGCTCGTGCAGTTGCGCGGCGGGCAGATCGTCGGCAGCACGTACCACACCGTCATGCAGACCAAGCTCATGCGCGCGGCCGGTGAGACGCAAGAGCGCATCGCCGCTCTGCCGTCGTGGCGGGACGCTCCTTACTTCACCGAGCCGGAGCGGGCCGCGCTGGAACTCGTGGAAGCCGTCCTCGTCCCCAATCCCCTGGGGGAACGGGTTCCCGACGAGCTGTACATCAGGGTGTCCGGGCACTACGACGAGAAGGAGCTCTGGACGCTCACCATGGCGATCGCCCAGATCTGCTTCTTCATCCCCGTCGGCCTGATCGCCAAGCCCATCCCCGGCGCGCCGCTGGGCCGGAACTACAGCTCCTGA
- a CDS encoding sugar phosphate isomerase/epimerase family protein: MSRPITLFTGQWADLPFEEVCRLASSWGYDGLEIACSGDHFEVDRALSEPDYVAGRHKILQRHGLKVWAISNHLVGQAICDDPIDFRHQNIVPTRIWGDGDAEGVRQRAAKELADTARAARKLGVDTVIGFTGSKIWKYVAMFPPVGQDVIDDGYQDFADRWNPILDVFDEEGVRFAHEVHPSEIAYDYWTTRKTLDAVDNRPAFGLNWDPSHFVWQDLDPVGFILDFADRIYHVDCKDTKKRFDGRNGRMGSHLAWADPRRGWDFVSTGHGDVPWEECFRALNAISYTGPISVEWEDAGMDRLRGAEEAVKFIRNLVFDPPAAAFDAAFSSKKS; this comes from the coding sequence ATGAGCCGACCGATCACGCTGTTCACCGGGCAGTGGGCGGACCTGCCGTTCGAGGAGGTGTGCCGGCTCGCATCGAGCTGGGGATACGACGGCCTCGAGATCGCCTGCTCCGGTGACCACTTCGAAGTGGACCGCGCACTGTCCGAACCGGACTACGTGGCCGGTCGGCACAAGATACTCCAGCGGCACGGGCTCAAGGTCTGGGCGATCTCCAACCACCTGGTCGGCCAGGCGATCTGCGACGACCCGATCGACTTCCGGCACCAGAACATCGTGCCCACCCGGATCTGGGGCGACGGTGACGCCGAGGGCGTGCGCCAGCGCGCCGCCAAGGAACTGGCCGACACCGCCCGCGCCGCGCGCAAACTCGGTGTGGACACGGTGATCGGCTTCACCGGGTCGAAGATCTGGAAGTACGTTGCGATGTTCCCGCCGGTCGGCCAGGACGTGATCGACGACGGCTACCAGGACTTCGCCGACCGCTGGAACCCGATCCTGGACGTGTTCGACGAGGAGGGCGTGCGGTTCGCGCACGAGGTGCACCCGTCGGAGATCGCGTACGACTACTGGACGACCCGCAAAACCCTCGACGCGGTGGACAACCGGCCCGCGTTCGGGCTGAACTGGGACCCGTCGCACTTCGTCTGGCAGGACCTCGACCCGGTCGGGTTCATCCTCGACTTCGCCGACCGGATCTACCACGTCGACTGCAAGGACACCAAGAAGCGCTTCGACGGCCGCAACGGCCGGATGGGCTCGCACCTGGCGTGGGCCGATCCCCGGCGCGGCTGGGACTTCGTGTCGACCGGGCACGGCGACGTGCCGTGGGAGGAGTGCTTCCGCGCGCTGAACGCGATCTCCTACACCGGCCCGATCTCCGTGGAGTGGGAGGACGCGGGGATGGATCGGCTTCGTGGCGCGGAAGAAGCGGTGAAGTTCATCCGCAACCTGGTTTTCGACCCGCCCGCCGCGGCTTTCGACGCGGCGTTCAGCTCGAAGAAGTCCTGA